The Thermomonospora amylolytica sequence GACCCGGCTCGCCGGCCGAGGACACCGGCGACGGATTCACCCGCGGCGGCTGGCTCGTCCCCCACATGGACGAGATGTTCGTCCGGCGCGTCTCCGACTGGCTCGACCTCGCCGACGGCCTGCTGCTCGGACGGCGGACCTACGAGGCGTTCGCACGCGACTGGCCGAAGATCACCGACCCGGCCGACCCGTTCGCCGAGCGGATGAACACCCTGCCGAAGTACGTCGTGACCAACACCCTCACCGAAGGGACCTGGAACCCCACGATCGTCCTCAACGGCGACCCGGTCCACGCGGTCACCGAACTCAAGGCACGGCCGGGCCGGGAACTCCAGATCCACGGCAGCGCCCGCCTCGTGATCGCCCCCGCCGTCCTCCGGACCGGCCGGCGGCTGCTGGCCGGCGCGGGCACCCCGTCCGGCCTCCGCCTGCTCCACCACGAGGCCACGCCGAACGGCCTGCTGCTCCTCGAATACGAGGTGACCGGCCAAGCACGCCAAGGCGAATACGAGGGCGTCGCCGCCTTCACATGAGCGGCGCCACCGGGAGCCCGGCACCCGCCCGTTCGGCGTCGGCGCGTGCCTTCCTGGCCGTTTCAGGGGTCCGGCGGCGCAGGATCAGTGACCGGCCCGCGTAGTCGACGGTGGCCAGGAACTTGCCAGCAGCGGCGCGGTCGCGGCGGCACCGGCCACCGGGTTTCCCGTCAACGATCTAGTGCCGCATCAGGCGACGTTCACCCCCGTACTTGGTCCTCGTGATGTTCTTCGCCCGCGATTCAGAGTTGTCGTCATCGAGGCGAGGCGTCCGTTGACACCGTGTCGGGGTGTTCGGAGCAGTGATCGGATGTCACAGGGCGCCAACCATGTTCAACCGACCGGCGGCATTGTTCGGGGTCGTCGCCCGCGCTGGTGAACAGGGCGGTCAGCAGCGGCACGCCATGGGCGAGCGCTTGACGGGGCAGGGGGCCGGTGGCGACCAGTGATGCCAGTCCATGACCGATCGACCCGGTCAAGCCGATCACGCTGCTGGGCGTTGCGGCGCTGGGAGAACCCGATCTGTTGGTCGAGGTCGAAGCCACCGCGGTCATCGACTGAACCGGGGGCGCCCCCGGACACGCCCATCACAGACATGCCCGTCGGCCTCCTGGGCCGGCGGGCGTGACCACTTCAGGCCGCGGGCATGTCCGACCGGGTGCGGGTCGGTGAACTCGATGACGACCAGGGGCAGCGGCTGCTGCGGATTCAGCCCGCGCCCGACCACCGAAGCCGACAAGCGGGTCGGCCGATGGGCGGCGGCGAACAACGTCGAGATCGCCTACACGCCGACCAACTCATCCTGGCTGAACCGCATCGAGGCCCGGTTCACGGCCCTGCGCTACTTCACCCTGGACGGCACCGACCATGCCGGCCACCGCGAGCAGGGCGGCATGATCCGCCGCTACCTCGCCTGGCGCAACCGACACACCAGCGACCCCGACCTCCGCCGGGTCGTCAACCGGGCAAACGTTGCCTGATGCGGCACTAGTGGGCCCGGTGCGGGGGCGATGTCTGCGGCGTGCGGGGAAGCCGAACTGTGACGAGGAGACCCCCGGCGGGGCGGGGTGTGAGGTCGAGGGTCCCGTTGTGTGCTCGGACGACGCTGTGCACGATGGCCAGCCCGAGGCCGATGCCGGCGTGCTCGTTGGTGCGTATGCGTTGTGTTCCGCGCTGGAAGGGTTCGATGAGGGTCGGCACCAGTTCCGGTGGGACCCGATGGCCGGTGTTCTCGACCCGCAGCACGCTCGCGTCGTGCTGCGACTGGGTGTGGACCGTTACGGTGCCGCCGGTGGGGAGGTTGTGGACGATGGCGTTCTGAACGAGGTTGGTCACCATCCGCAGGATGAGCTCCGCGGAGCCGATGGTGTGCGTCGTCTCGCCGGTGACGTTGAGCGTGATCTGGCGTTGCTCGGCGAGGGGGAGCAGCGTTTCGGTGACTTCTTCGGCGATGAGGGACAGGTCGACGGGCTCGCGGGTGAAGCTCCTGCGGTCGCTGCGGCTGAGCAGCAGGAGGACCTCGGTGAGGTCGATCGCCCGTGTGTTGACGGTGTAGAGG is a genomic window containing:
- a CDS encoding dihydrofolate reductase family protein — protein: MKITLTEFVTLDGVSQGPGSPAEDTGDGFTRGGWLVPHMDEMFVRRVSDWLDLADGLLLGRRTYEAFARDWPKITDPADPFAERMNTLPKYVVTNTLTEGTWNPTIVLNGDPVHAVTELKARPGRELQIHGSARLVIAPAVLRTGRRLLAGAGTPSGLRLLHHEATPNGLLLLEYEVTGQARQGEYEGVAAFT
- a CDS encoding sensor histidine kinase is translated as MNRRPGLSVRLKLTLSYAGFLLLAGALLLAVVWVFLLRYVPDRPIIALGFVPNRSDLLRAFVPRAAQALAFLLAFGLLGGWILAGRMLAPLTRITDAARMAANGSLSHRIRMEGPDDEFRELADVFDTMLEQLESHITEQQRFAANASHELRTPLAIAQTLLDVARSDPTRDQAQLLERLYTVNTRAIDLTEVLLLLSRSDRRSFTREPVDLSLIAEEVTETLLPLAEQRQITLNVTGETTHTIGSAELILRMVTNLVQNAIVHNLPTGGTVTVHTQSQHDASVLRVENTGHRVPPELVPTLIEPFQRGTQRIRTNEHAGIGLGLAIVHSVVRAHNGTLDLTPRPAGGLLVTVRLPRTPQTSPPHRAH